A single bacterium DNA region contains:
- a CDS encoding SPOR domain-containing protein gives MKPYSLIIYILLISCTGVKETVAPRMESEESSDTEKQEKFRFDESFDPLTLNDDTWVIEKKSHLHKNQMVTSGETDEREAGHKKEMKEQIVFGFRVQLYSTTDYYMALGVRDEAGAKLLDDIYVDYEQPYYKVRAGNFTMRENAEEIKNIAKSLGYTDAWVIQTNVLLKKK, from the coding sequence ATGAAGCCATATTCCTTAATCATATATATTCTTTTGATTTCATGTACCGGCGTAAAAGAAACGGTTGCCCCGCGTATGGAATCGGAGGAAAGCAGCGATACTGAAAAGCAAGAAAAGTTTCGTTTTGATGAGAGTTTTGACCCGCTTACTTTGAATGATGATACATGGGTGATTGAAAAAAAATCACATCTTCACAAAAATCAAATGGTGACGTCCGGGGAAACAGACGAACGCGAGGCCGGTCACAAAAAAGAAATGAAAGAACAGATTGTGTTTGGATTTCGCGTCCAACTGTATTCGACAACGGATTATTACATGGCCCTTGGCGTTCGGGATGAGGCGGGTGCAAAATTACTTGACGATATTTATGTTGATTATGAACAGCCGTATTATAAAGTTCGTGCAGGAAATTTTACTATGCGCGAAAACGCAGAAGAGATCAAAAATATTGCAAAGTCTCTTGGGTATACCGATGCGTGGGTTATTCAAACGAATGTGCTGCTAAAAAAAAAATAA
- a CDS encoding HAD-IA family hydrolase: protein MKHIHQVVFDFDYTLADSSEGIIASVNHALTQIGEKTADPAAVRQMIGHSLEDTFAKFVDPSDEKKIQTCKKLFLDFADNGVMVKNTLILQEVEQTLEWLYENFYTLGIVSTKRRSTIESILAHHDLEDFFDVILGYEDVKELKPNPEGLLRAVEELGGNKNDTVYVGDSVIDIQTAKNAGVSVIAIASGMTTAEVLLAKSPEVLIRSFGELQKLFNHSML, encoded by the coding sequence GTGAAACACATTCATCAGGTCGTATTTGATTTTGATTACACGCTTGCGGATTCCTCTGAAGGAATTATTGCCAGTGTGAACCATGCGCTCACACAGATTGGAGAAAAAACGGCGGACCCAGCCGCCGTTCGCCAAATGATCGGGCATTCTCTCGAAGATACGTTCGCGAAGTTCGTTGATCCCTCCGACGAAAAAAAAATACAAACCTGCAAAAAGCTATTCTTGGATTTTGCAGATAACGGCGTCATGGTTAAAAATACTTTAATATTACAGGAAGTTGAGCAGACGTTGGAATGGCTGTATGAAAATTTTTACACCCTGGGTATCGTCTCAACTAAGAGACGATCTACCATCGAATCAATACTGGCTCACCATGACTTAGAAGATTTTTTTGATGTGATTTTAGGTTATGAAGACGTAAAAGAGCTAAAGCCGAATCCCGAAGGATTGTTAAGAGCGGTGGAGGAATTGGGTGGAAATAAAAATGATACGGTTTATGTTGGAGACAGCGTGATAGATATTCAAACAGCAAAAAACGCGGGTGTTTCTGTCATTGCCATTGCTTCCGGAATGACAACGGCTGAGGTTCTGCTGGCAAAATCTCCCGAAGTCTTAATTCGCAGCTTTGGTGAATTACAGAAATTGTTTAATCATTCTATGTTATGA
- a CDS encoding HAD family hydrolase has product MIKAVTFDLGNTLLRQDNIDWKKLEKAGFLNHINIFSKQNLSHPTLKEWNDKYDQVAAQFSKIAERSHLEIPVEKIFQTLREYFNIPPAISTHNLLSTFFIPLMNARLLMDHAQDVLQHVSDRNLRCGVISNTVVPGFLAREVLERLEIARYFDFTLFSSDCLFSKPHPMMFNIALARLGIKPSQALHVGDQADKDVAGAQTVGMKTVWINHDRKKANKIKPDYEIFSLNELPALIKKI; this is encoded by the coding sequence ATGATAAAAGCCGTTACGTTTGATCTCGGTAATACATTATTACGACAGGATAATATTGATTGGAAAAAACTCGAAAAGGCGGGATTTCTAAATCATATTAATATCTTTTCAAAACAGAATCTTTCCCATCCCACTTTGAAAGAATGGAATGATAAATACGATCAGGTTGCCGCGCAATTTTCTAAAATAGCTGAACGATCTCATCTGGAAATCCCGGTCGAAAAAATTTTTCAGACACTAAGAGAATATTTTAATATCCCGCCGGCCATCAGCACGCATAATTTGCTTTCTACGTTCTTCATTCCTTTGATGAATGCTCGTTTGCTGATGGACCATGCACAGGATGTTTTGCAGCATGTAAGTGACAGAAACCTACGCTGCGGAGTTATTTCTAATACCGTCGTTCCCGGTTTTCTTGCGCGGGAGGTTCTTGAACGATTGGAAATTGCGCGTTATTTTGATTTTACCTTGTTCTCCTCCGATTGCCTGTTCTCCAAACCGCACCCGATGATGTTCAATATCGCACTGGCAAGATTAGGCATAAAACCGTCACAAGCGCTGCATGTAGGCGATCAGGCCGATAAGGACGTGGCGGGGGCGCAAACCGTTGGCATGAAAACCGTCTGGATCAATCATGACCGGAAAAAAGCAAACAAGATCAAACCGGATTATGAAATTTTTTCATTAAATGAACTGCCGGCTTTGATTAAAAAAATATAA
- a CDS encoding EamA family transporter, whose translation MSVSKKYFIAGFFSYVIWGFVPIFFKQISAHDPYEIIFYRIWIAAAVITMILSLNFRKSWWDISSLYRRSVRDFISMISLNVIGALLLVTNWIAYVYVINNISVNAGSFAYLILPIVTTFLAFFILKEKLNPFKWAGVILSGISCYLMAHIDIHQIVYIACITFSYSFYMITQKRNTFLNRKTALTLQMIIGALVMLIINPAPAMGSVLNMHFWIFITIIAVVFTITPLLLNLFALNGMESSQLAFLIYINPLVSFLIGIFVYNEKLDPLAVTAYALLAVSIIIFNWDLIVKIIEKSSGIKFKPIPIEVESVEITKTSDGTK comes from the coding sequence ATGAGTGTTTCAAAAAAGTACTTTATAGCCGGATTTTTTTCCTACGTCATTTGGGGATTTGTTCCGATTTTTTTTAAACAAATCAGCGCTCATGATCCGTATGAGATCATTTTTTACAGAATCTGGATTGCAGCTGCGGTAATTACTATGATATTAAGCCTTAACTTTAGGAAATCTTGGTGGGATATTTCGTCTCTTTACCGTCGTTCCGTGCGAGATTTTATCAGCATGATATCGCTGAATGTCATCGGCGCATTGCTTTTAGTCACTAACTGGATCGCGTATGTATACGTGATCAATAATATCAGCGTGAATGCAGGATCTTTCGCTTACCTCATTCTTCCGATCGTCACTACTTTTCTTGCATTTTTTATTCTTAAAGAAAAATTGAATCCGTTTAAGTGGGCAGGCGTTATTCTTAGCGGTATAAGTTGTTATCTTATGGCTCACATTGACATTCATCAGATCGTTTACATTGCATGTATTACTTTTTCATATTCGTTTTACATGATCACACAGAAACGCAACACGTTTCTTAACCGTAAAACGGCTTTGACCCTTCAAATGATCATAGGCGCCTTGGTCATGTTGATTATTAATCCGGCTCCTGCGATGGGTTCTGTTCTGAATATGCACTTTTGGATATTTATTACGATTATTGCCGTGGTCTTCACGATCACGCCTTTGCTTCTGAATCTATTCGCGCTGAACGGTATGGAATCCTCCCAGTTGGCGTTTCTGATCTACATCAATCCTCTTGTGAGTTTTCTCATCGGTATTTTTGTGTATAATGAAAAACTTGATCCGCTTGCTGTTACTGCGTATGCGTTATTGGCCGTATCGATTATTATCTTTAATTGGGATCTCATAGTGAAGATTATTGAAAAATCGTCAGGAATAAAGTTTAAACCCATTCCGATAGAGGTCGAATCCGTCGAAATAACAAAAACATCAGATGGCACAAAATAA
- a CDS encoding GNAT family N-acetyltransferase, producing the protein MAQNKTRVVTTYLEMVERPADIPSGNPEGALIMRANRPTVSFYRFLYNTVGEHWKWVDRRKLSDEDLRTIIHDEKVEVHVLYMNGVPAGYVELDFRQINDVEISYFGLMPDFIGQGSGKLFLQWAIKTAWQTNPKRLWVHTCSLDHPGALQLYQKCGFKIYKTEEHEV; encoded by the coding sequence ATGGCACAAAATAAAACAAGGGTCGTAACAACTTATTTAGAGATGGTCGAAAGGCCGGCAGATATTCCTTCAGGTAATCCTGAAGGAGCTTTGATCATGCGGGCAAACAGACCTACAGTTTCATTTTATCGTTTCTTATATAATACGGTGGGTGAACATTGGAAATGGGTTGACCGCAGAAAATTGAGCGATGAAGACCTCAGAACGATCATTCATGATGAAAAAGTCGAGGTTCATGTTCTCTACATGAACGGAGTGCCGGCAGGATATGTTGAGTTAGACTTCAGACAAATTAACGATGTTGAGATTTCCTATTTCGGATTGATGCCGGATTTTATTGGTCAGGGGTCAGGCAAACTCTTTCTTCAATGGGCAATTAAGACGGCATGGCAGACAAACCCGAAAAGATTGTGGGTACATACATGTTCCCTCGATCATCCCGGCGCTTTGCAGTTATATCAAAAATGCGGATTTAAAATTTATAAGACGGAAGAACATGAAGTGTAA
- a CDS encoding putative metal-dependent hydrolase, whose translation MTKEQRKELIEKIKNLPSLIESAVKNLTDAQLDTPYRVGGWTPRQVVHHLADSHMNALIRMKLTLTENKPSIKGYNQDAWAELDDSKKMPIENSLSIIKSLHARWGYLLDQVKDSEWERPAHHSERGDVTLETFLNIYGNHGEKHCKQITDLRVKKNW comes from the coding sequence ATGACGAAAGAGCAACGCAAGGAACTTATTGAAAAAATTAAGAATCTACCATCTCTCATCGAGTCGGCCGTAAAGAACCTGACTGACGCACAGCTGGACACACCTTATCGCGTCGGCGGATGGACGCCTCGCCAGGTGGTACATCATCTTGCCGATTCGCACATGAATGCACTTATTCGAATGAAACTCACGCTGACTGAAAACAAACCTTCCATCAAGGGATATAATCAGGATGCATGGGCGGAACTTGACGACAGCAAGAAGATGCCGATTGAAAATTCTTTGAGCATCATCAAATCGCTGCATGCGCGCTGGGGTTACCTGCTCGATCAAGTCAAAGATTCCGAATGGGAACGGCCTGCACATCATTCGGAACGCGGCGATGTGACACTCGAAACTTTTTTGAATATCTACGGCAATCACGGTGAAAAACATTGTAAACAAATTACAGACCTTAGAGTAAAGAAGAACTGGTGA
- a CDS encoding aspartate/glutamate racemase family protein, with the protein MKKIGLVGGVSWISTMDYYKFINEGVNEKLGGLNFAECIIYSLNFGDVQEKGWENSFELLLHACLSLKRSGVDAIVLCANTAHLFAADLEDKIKLPIIHIGTETAKAVKQQELAKVGLLGTKFTMEMEFYRKKLEENGLEVLIPEKQETRDYVQYTVKEELGRGVISPETKQNYISIVKDLVERGAEGIILGCTEIPMLIDQKDFSIPIFDTTKIHSRAIVEYSLS; encoded by the coding sequence ATGAAAAAAATAGGACTAGTGGGTGGAGTAAGCTGGATATCAACCATGGACTATTATAAGTTCATAAATGAAGGGGTTAATGAGAAATTAGGTGGGCTGAATTTTGCCGAATGCATAATTTATTCGCTAAATTTTGGAGACGTTCAAGAAAAAGGCTGGGAAAATTCATTTGAGCTTTTATTACATGCCTGCCTAAGTTTAAAAAGAAGCGGTGTTGATGCCATCGTTTTATGCGCTAACACAGCACATCTATTTGCAGCCGACCTTGAAGATAAAATAAAATTACCAATTATTCATATAGGAACGGAAACTGCAAAAGCTGTTAAACAGCAAGAGCTAGCGAAGGTGGGGTTATTGGGAACAAAATTTACTATGGAAATGGAGTTTTATAGAAAAAAGCTGGAAGAAAATGGCTTGGAGGTTTTAATACCGGAAAAGCAAGAAACCAGAGACTATGTACAGTATACAGTGAAAGAGGAATTGGGCAGAGGCGTGATTAGCCCCGAAACAAAGCAGAATTATATTTCAATCGTGAAAGATTTAGTGGAACGTGGTGCTGAAGGAATAATACTGGGTTGTACAGAAATCCCAATGTTAATTGACCAGAAGGACTTTTCAATACCAATATTTGACACGACCAAAATTCATTCGAGAGCGATTGTTGAATATTCACTATCATAA
- a CDS encoding N-acetyltransferase encodes MSIQIKKMTANDWDAVRSIYEEGIATGNATLETNIPSWESWDAAHMKECRLTAKEDSIVTGWSALTPVSGRCVYAGVAEVSVYIGGNFRGRGIGKLLLEELIRSSEKQGIWTIQAGILKENTASIELHKKCGFKILGVREKLGKLNGLWRDIVLMERRSSVVGID; translated from the coding sequence ATTAGCATTCAAATCAAAAAAATGACCGCAAATGACTGGGATGCCGTTCGTTCGATCTACGAAGAAGGCATTGCCACCGGAAACGCCACGTTGGAAACGAATATTCCATCCTGGGAATCGTGGGACGCGGCACACATGAAAGAATGCCGTTTGACTGCAAAAGAAGACTCTATTGTAACCGGATGGTCTGCATTGACGCCGGTTTCCGGTCGATGTGTGTACGCCGGTGTTGCAGAAGTAAGCGTGTACATCGGGGGAAACTTTCGCGGACGAGGAATCGGGAAATTGCTTCTGGAGGAACTGATTCGCAGTTCGGAGAAGCAAGGTATCTGGACAATCCAGGCCGGAATACTAAAAGAAAATACAGCAAGCATAGAGCTTCACAAAAAATGCGGTTTCAAGATCTTAGGTGTGCGCGAAAAATTGGGCAAGCTCAACGGACTTTGGCGTGATATTGTTTTAATGGAAAGAAGAAGTTCTGTTGTTGGAATAGATTAA